A single window of Zea mays cultivar B73 chromosome 10, Zm-B73-REFERENCE-NAM-5.0, whole genome shotgun sequence DNA harbors:
- the LOC100274970 gene encoding Protein AUXIN-REGULATED GENE INVOLVED IN ORGAN SIZE-like, translating to MSTTRPEDTQQLINSAAASPNRSAPSAAPSDMERGSGTAASSSRASTTSHSHQRATHRVVEEEEEEEPSSSRGGGSLCSGYLSLPALLLVGVTASLVILPLVLPPLPPPPSMLMLVPVAMLLLLLVLAFMPTSSTGGRGGTGPTYM from the coding sequence ATGAGCACGACCCGGCCGGAGGACACCCAGCAACTGATCAACAGTGCCGCCGCTAGCCCCAACCGCAGCGCACCGTCCGCCGCGCCCAGCGATATGGAGAGGGGCAGCGGAACCGCCGCGTCCTCGTCGCGCGCTTCGACGACGTCTCACTCCCACCAGAGGGCCACCCACAGggtggtggaggaggaggaggaggaggagcctagTAGCAGCCGTGGCGGCGGCAGCCTCTGCTCCGGGTACCTGTCGCTCCCGGCTCTGCTGCTCGTCGGCGTCACCGCGTCGCTGGTGATCCTCCCGCTCGTCCTGcccccgctgccgccgccgccgtcgatgCTGATGCTGGTCCCCGTGGCAATGCTGCTCCTGCTGCTCGTGCTGGCGTTCATGCCCACGTCGTCCACCGGCGGCCGCGGTGGAACCGGACCGACCTACATGTAG